The Gammaproteobacteria bacterium genome includes a window with the following:
- a CDS encoding phospholipase D-like domain-containing protein has translation MSAHYLVFFGVHAMVAIMAATHALLNKRDPRSAWGWIAACWLFPYAGAALYYLFGMNRVERLAQRLRGPRRPAPIPGGDINPPATRQSDATGVRELVRLGEALTGWPLVRGNRIEPLFNGEQAYPAMLEAIRGARRSICLSTYIYFHDIVGEQFAAALSEARQRNVDVRVLLDGMADVFYRPRGSALLESRGLRPALFLPLRWWPPLFHINLRNHRKLLLVDEEVAFTGGMNIAAHHLLNLPQRHHVEDLHFRIRGPLTRQMADAYAADWRFVTEENTAASQTPPPAAGDAIARVITSGPSEGRDILMLILIGALASAHHRAWIMTPYLVPSPALVSALQAAALRGVDVSIILPQRSDHPWIDWATRNLLAPLLQHQVRIYYRPAPFAHTKLFLVDDDYVQFGSANIDTRSLRLNFELVVEAFDPRLVEKLTRHFEEVRNRSEAVTLREIEARSLPVRLRDAISWLFSPYF, from the coding sequence ATGTCCGCACATTATCTTGTGTTCTTCGGCGTTCATGCGATGGTCGCGATCATGGCCGCCACGCATGCGCTGCTCAACAAACGCGACCCGCGATCCGCCTGGGGCTGGATCGCGGCCTGCTGGCTGTTCCCCTATGCGGGCGCGGCGCTGTACTACCTGTTCGGCATGAATCGGGTCGAGCGGCTTGCCCAACGCCTGCGTGGACCGCGGCGGCCGGCCCCGATCCCGGGCGGCGACATCAACCCCCCTGCGACCCGCCAGAGTGACGCGACCGGGGTGCGCGAGCTGGTGCGCCTCGGGGAGGCCCTGACCGGATGGCCGCTCGTCAGGGGGAACCGGATCGAACCCTTGTTCAACGGCGAGCAGGCCTACCCGGCGATGCTGGAGGCGATCCGCGGCGCGCGCCGCAGTATCTGCCTGTCGACCTACATATATTTCCATGACATCGTCGGGGAGCAATTCGCGGCCGCATTGTCCGAGGCCCGGCAACGCAACGTCGACGTCCGCGTGCTGCTCGACGGCATGGCCGATGTGTTCTACCGGCCACGAGGCAGCGCCCTGCTGGAGAGCCGCGGATTGCGGCCGGCGCTTTTCCTGCCGTTGCGCTGGTGGCCGCCGCTGTTTCATATCAACCTGCGCAATCATCGCAAGCTGCTGCTGGTGGACGAGGAGGTGGCCTTTACCGGCGGCATGAATATCGCCGCACACCACCTGCTGAACCTGCCGCAGAGGCATCACGTCGAGGACCTGCACTTCCGGATCCGGGGTCCGCTGACGCGGCAGATGGCGGATGCCTACGCCGCCGACTGGCGGTTCGTGACCGAAGAGAACACGGCGGCGTCGCAGACGCCGCCCCCGGCCGCGGGTGACGCCATCGCCCGCGTCATCACCAGCGGTCCGAGCGAGGGGCGCGATATCCTGATGTTGATCCTGATCGGCGCGCTGGCAAGCGCCCATCACCGGGCATGGATCATGACGCCGTATCTGGTGCCCAGTCCGGCGCTGGTATCCGCGCTGCAGGCGGCGGCGCTGCGCGGCGTGGACGTGAGCATCATTCTTCCGCAACGGAGCGACCACCCCTGGATCGACTGGGCCACCCGCAACCTGCTCGCTCCACTGTTACAGCACCAGGTACGCATTTACTACCGGCCGGCGCCCTTCGCCCATACCAAGTTGTTTCTGGTTGACGATGATTACGTGCAGTTCGGCTCCGCGAACATCGACACGCGCAGCCTGCGGCTCAATTTCGAATTGGTCGTGGAGGCATTCGACCCCAGGCTGGTCGAAAAACTGACCCGGCACTTCGAGGAGGTGCGCAACCGCTCCGAAGCGGTGACGCTGCGGGAGATCGAGGCGCGATCGCTGCCCGTGCGCCTGCGCGACGCCATTTCCTGGCTGTTTTCGCCTTATTTCTGA